A region of Cucumis melo cultivar AY chromosome 2, USDA_Cmelo_AY_1.0, whole genome shotgun sequence DNA encodes the following proteins:
- the LOC127148254 gene encoding uncharacterized protein LOC127148254 yields the protein MPPRRGARRGGGRGGRGAGRGQPAEQPAAPPVNPDVPVNPNAPVTQADLAAMEQRYQAMLQAALAPFLAAQQNQAAPVQDQPVVPPAPVQDQPVIPPAPVEAQPVPVQLSAEAKHLRDFRKYNPKTFDGSLDNPFRAQLWLTSIETIFRYMKCPEDQKVQCAAFCLEDRGTAWWETAERALGGDASKITWEQFRESFYAKFFSANVKHAKLQEFLNLEQGKLSVEQYDAEFDLLSRFAPDVVRDEAARTERFVNGLRLDLQGFVRALRPTTHADALRIALDLSLHERAGQSKVVGTGSASGQKRKAEAQPDVIPQRTPRSGGVFQRHRRELAAAGRTLRELPTCTTCGKVHGGQCLAGSGVCFRCRQPGHTADACPRKPLETTPRQPSAPQQGRVFATNRQEAERASTVVTGRGRGKGKGKLASDAK from the exons atgccgccacgtagaggtgcacgccgaggaggtggcaggggaggcaggggagccggtcgtggccaaccggcggagcaacctgccgcgccgccagtcaaccccgacgtaccagtcaaccctaatgcaccggtcactcaggcggatctcgccgcaatggagcagcgttaccaggccatgctgcaagctgctctagcgccgttcctcgctgctcagcagaaccaggccgcccctgttcaggaccagcctgtagtccctccagcccctgttcaggaccagcccgtcatccctccagccccggtggaagctcagccggtgccagtacaactgtcagctgaggccaagcacttgagggattttaggaagtacaacccgaagactttcgacggatccttggacaacccctttagagcccagctgtggttgacatccatagagacgatcttcaggtacatgaagtgcccagaagaccagaaggtgcagtgtgcagctttctgtttggaggatagggggactgcctggtgggagactgctgagagggcgctgggaggagatgccagcaagatcacatgggagcaattcagggagagcttttatgctaagttcttctctgccaacgtgaagcacgccaagctccaagagttcctaaacttggagcaaggcaaactgagcgtggaacagtatgatgccgagttcgacctgttgtcccgttttgcccctgatgtggtaagggatgaggccgccaggactgagagatttgttaatggcctcaggttagacctccagggttttgtacgagctcttcgaccaaccactcatgcggatgctctacgcatagcactggatctgagcctgcatgagagagctggtcaatctaaggttgtcggcacagggtcagcctcgggacagaagaggaaggcggaGGCGCAGCCCGACGTAATACCACAGCGGACtccgaggtcaggaggtgtcttccagagacaccgtcgggagctggcagcagctgggagaactttgagagagctacccacttgtactacctgtgggaaggtccatggaggacaatgtttagctgggagtggagtctgcttcaggtgcaggcagccggggcacactgctgatgcgtgtcctcggaaacccttagaGACGACGCCACGTCAGCCTTCTGCtccccagcaggggagagtctttgccacgaaccggcaggaggccgagcgagctagtacggtggtgacag gtagaggacgaggtaagggcaaaggcaagctggcgagcgacgcgaagtga